GGATTTCCTTACGGCACGCTAGCCGTAAATGTGATCGGCTCGTTTTTAATCGGCCTGCTGGCCGAAGCCCTTATTCTGCAACGCATTGCCTTCGCCTTGGAATATCGGGCCGGAATTCTGGTGGGCATCATGGGCGGCTTCACGACGTTTTCGAGTTTCTCGCTGGAAACGATTTATTTGATCGAACAGGGCAGTTTTGCCAAAGCCGCGCTGAATGTTTTGATCAGCATTGCTGCGTGTCTGCTGGCTGTCTGGCTGGGACTGCTTTCCGGTCGATCGTTATTTCTTTACTCGGACGGCGCCATACAATGGCCAGGCGGATTATTCCCTTACGCATTGGTTATCGTGAATGCCATTGGCGCTTTTTTAATAGGCATTGTGGCGACTATTCTGCTGCAGAAAGTGTCCCTATC
This is a stretch of genomic DNA from Methylobacter sp. YRD-M1. It encodes these proteins:
- the crcB gene encoding fluoride efflux transporter CrcB is translated as MNQLIAVALGGSLGSVLRFLVSTGTYQWLGRGFPYGTLAVNVIGSFLIGLLAEALILQRIAFALEYRAGILVGIMGGFTTFSSFSLETIYLIEQGSFAKAALNVLISIAACLLAVWLGLLSGRSLFLYSDGAIQWPGGLFPYALVIVNAIGAFLIGIVATILLQKVSLSMEYRAAIMIIVVGLYLTLSGLYLILYLIEHGYSFENHLNLMLGIFVGNGLISILVLWTGLWIGRQI